One region of bacterium genomic DNA includes:
- a CDS encoding PAS domain S-box protein gives MSSSSSGLTEQQKEYLCSNGIKMSDLKALFQPQFDRYRVGRSYYFPHDCIDPFIKSMRSVSIKSDLDIVELEDWHPADMLYFPLIGFNKKIIGLLSMDDPISGKKPTEQGLRLVELFVDAAVALLEEGEFEEYRGKTQGLLSRLFDLSPIMILLFDEKAKIIDLNNSAMRILGFEKEEILGCNECKIIASSDAYKKIISERELGLFSGEVLIAGKEKEIWGLLFSMPVYSNKGKIDGYISHITDITESKKLQQYLVRAEKLAGIGILASGIAHEINNPLYAILGIAENIETYEDLPNRARAELKELIEYTKEAGQILKDLSGYTYLAQRESEFPVNINEVIRKAVKLVDRSSDVIGVTFKLSLGEISDIKAYSSELMQVFVNLIINSLDAIPRENGIINITTFQEEKDIFCIIEDNGHGISEDILDSIFEPFYTTKQIGKGTGLGLYVCYKLVNKNRGIIEFKSEQGKGTKVFLKFQVDE, from the coding sequence ATGTCTTCGTCATCTTCGGGCCTAACGGAGCAACAAAAAGAATATCTCTGTTCAAACGGTATTAAGATGTCAGATTTAAAAGCGCTTTTTCAACCCCAGTTTGATCGATATCGTGTTGGTCGAAGTTATTATTTCCCACATGATTGTATCGATCCATTTATAAAAAGCATGAGATCAGTGTCAATTAAAAGCGACCTCGATATTGTTGAACTCGAGGACTGGCATCCGGCAGACATGTTGTATTTCCCACTAATAGGTTTCAATAAGAAGATAATTGGTCTTCTATCCATGGACGACCCGATAAGCGGCAAAAAGCCCACAGAACAGGGCTTGCGCCTTGTGGAGTTATTTGTCGATGCTGCTGTCGCTCTTTTAGAAGAAGGAGAATTCGAAGAATATCGAGGTAAGACGCAAGGGCTTCTTTCGCGACTTTTCGATCTTTCGCCGATAATGATCCTTCTTTTCGATGAAAAAGCAAAGATAATCGATCTTAACAATTCAGCCATGCGCATTCTAGGTTTTGAAAAAGAAGAAATCTTGGGTTGTAATGAGTGTAAAATTATAGCTTCGAGTGACGCATATAAGAAGATAATATCCGAGCGGGAGCTTGGTTTATTCAGCGGGGAAGTGCTTATTGCCGGCAAAGAAAAAGAGATATGGGGTCTTCTATTCTCGATGCCTGTTTACTCGAACAAGGGAAAAATCGATGGCTATATTTCCCACATTACCGATATAACCGAGTCGAAAAAGCTACAACAATACTTGGTTAGAGCAGAGAAACTTGCTGGAATTGGAATTCTTGCAAGCGGTATTGCGCATGAGATAAATAATCCTCTTTATGCGATACTCGGGATAGCCGAAAATATTGAAACTTATGAGGACCTTCCAAATCGAGCAAGAGCCGAACTTAAAGAGTTGATTGAATATACCAAAGAAGCTGGTCAAATATTAAAGGATCTATCTGGATACACATATTTGGCGCAGAGAGAATCCGAATTTCCTGTAAATATTAACGAAGTGATTAGGAAAGCAGTAAAGCTTGTTGACCGCTCCTCAGATGTGATAGGAGTTACTTTTAAACTCTCACTCGGCGAAATCTCAGATATAAAAGCCTATTCAAGCGAGCTTATGCAGGTTTTCGTCAATTTGATAATCAACTCTCTGGATGCTATACCCCGAGAAAATGGCATCATCAATATTACAACATTCCAAGAGGAAAAAGACATTTTTTGTATTATTGAGGATAACGGCCATGGTATTTCCGAGGATATACTAGATAGCATTTTCGAACCGTTTTATACTACCAAACAAATAGGTAAGGGAACCGGTTTGGGATTGTATGTTTGCTACAAATTAGTTAATAAAAATCGAGGCATTATCGAGTTTAAAAGCGAACAGGGAAAAGGGACCAAAGTATTCCTTAAATTCCAGGTGGATGAGTGA